From a single Narcine bancroftii isolate sNarBan1 unplaced genomic scaffold, sNarBan1.hap1 Scaffold_166, whole genome shotgun sequence genomic region:
- the LOC138750552 gene encoding uncharacterized protein, whose product MEPGFRLAVALRWYATPCEYRSISPIFGIGISTVCMVVQVVTAALTKFLGKRLMSLPIGTRLQETNDSLVQRGYPMCAGAIDGSHIPIIAPSLHAAAYYNRKGSASGGRPQILVS is encoded by the coding sequence ATGGAGCCGGGATTTCGATTAGCTGTGGCTCTGCGctggtatgccaccccttgtgagtatcgatccatcagtcccatctttggaataggcatcagcaccgtgtgcatggtggtgcaggtgGTGACGGCCGCCTTGACGAAGTTCCTCGGTAAACGTCTCATGTCCCTGCCCATTGGAACACGTCTCCAGGAGACCAATGACAGCTTGGTgcaaaggggatacccaatgtgtgccggtgccattgatggatcacatattcccattattgcccccagcttgcatgctgcagcctactacaatcgcaaaggttctgcaagcggtggtcgaccacagattctggtgagctaa